atctaaaacgAAATTTTTGCAAATTCCTTTAAAAAATAACACTGATATgacatacataagtattcagacccttcgctacgagactcaaaattgagctcaggtgcatcttgtttccatttccTATAATTTGATTGGAGtacaactgtggtaaattcaattgattggatatgatttggaaaggcacacctgtctatataaggtcccacagttgacagtgcatgtcagagcaaaagctaagccatgaggtcgaagaaattgtctgtagagctctgagacaggattgtgtcacggcacagatctagggatgggtaccaaaacatttctgcagaattgaaggtccccaagaacacagtggcctccgtcattcttaaatggaagaaaattggaacccccaagactcttcctaaagctgtccacctggccaaactgagcaatcgggggagaagggtcttggtcagggaggtgaccaagaaaaggatggtcactctgacagagctccagagttcctctgtggagaagggagaaccttccagaaggacaaccatctatgcagcactccaccaatcaggcctttatggtagagtggccagacagaagccactcctcagtaaaaggcacatgaaagcccgcttgttgtttgccaaaaaggcacctaaagactctcagaccatgagaaacaagattctttggtctgatgaaaccaagattcaactatttggcctgaattccaagcaccacatctggaagaaacttggcaccatccctgcggtgaagcatggtggtggcagcatcatgctgtggggacgtttttcagcggcagggactgggactcaaatggatcgagggaaagatgaacggagcaaagtacagagagattattgattaaaacctgctccagagtactcaggacctcagactggggcaaaggttcaccttccaataggacaatgaccctaagcacacagccaagacaacacaggagtggcttcgggacaagtctcaaagtacttgagtggcccagcgagagcccggacttgaaccagatcaaacatccctagagagacctgaaaatagctgtgcagcaacgctccccatccaacttgacagagcttgagaggatctgcagagaagaatggaagaaactccccaaacacaggtgtgccaagcttgtacccaagaagattcaaggctgtagtcactgccaaatgtgctcaactaagtactgattaaagggtctgaatacttatgtaaatgggatatctataaaaaacaaattatatatatatataaatatcattatgcggtattgtgtgtagattgttgaggggaAAAAAggatttcatacattttagattaaggctgtaacgtaacaaaatgtggaaaaagtcaaggggtctgaatactttccgaatgcactatatatgtAGACTGTTTTGgtgacaaaaataaggggttaaatacatataagaaagatcaggaaacatgaTTATTTCTATctttcagatataggacagaaacTTCAGAAAGTAATTACACTTCAGGTAATTAGTACATTCATTTGTACATACCATCAAACCTATATGTGAAAAATGTATCCGTGTGTGTGACTATTCAGTGGACAGGCCCTCACCTTCCCTAACCAGGGCAGGATACAACCAGAGTGAAAGAGGTGTTTGCAGGGCATCTCCCTCACCGTCTCCTGCTCCTCAAACTCCAGCAGACACACAGGACACTTCAGCCCTTTGTCtagatgaggggggagagagcaagTTCCATCACACAGTCTGAAACATCCACAGACAATTGACTACACTTGCAGACTACACAGGTAGTCGTGCATGCAATTATAATGAATTAAAATTGGGTACCACGTGAGACAGCATAGTATTTTGATAGTAGCCTATAATTCCCAAATGTTTTTCACAAGTAATTAGCTAGAGGGTAGCTTATTCGTGCAGCAGGACTCACCTGCTTGCTCTGGGGATATGACAACCACAGGTAAGGTTTGGACAGCTGTTTTAGCAGCTGGGGGAGGAAGACGCTGGTCCCAGTCCGATAGGTCAAACGCTCCCGAGTCAATGTCGAGGCCCTGCATCAAAGACCTACACAGAGGTCAACAGGCAATGTAACAGTAGGTGCCATAAGGCaccataacgttggatgccaacTGCCAAAAAAAAACACAGATGAAAAAGAACAGGCAATGTCAGCACAGATAGATCAATGAGatagatatttcaccggatgtataaatgtgaagcatctgcttggcgtttccactcattACCAAATATTGTAGTGAGAAGAAGCCCATTGCCCGGCAGAATATGGAAAAAGATAGATTTTAGCCGACATTCTGCaaattttctcatcgatgaaaaAAGGTATCTCAATAAAGTTCTGTTCCCTAAACtaaaatctgttatgaacagagggGATtatgttttgtagactttaccatttgcaaaaattgtaaaaaactgcgttgtttagaaggagtgcaaaggcgaattgagttaCATCACACGAAAACGTCACAGAAGAGGTGTTCCCTAACGGAACTAaaacgcgccaataggatctcgctagctcgtgcttggctctgcccataTTGCTTGTTCTGTACACTATGACtaatttgttcccattggaaacgacaggctgtggtctatcttgatTTAGTTATAAAACATCTTCGATGTCAGTCTCTCAGTGGCAGACAGTTAATGTAGGATATTGGATACAAAATACAGAATGGATTGTGTTGCATCACTTGGGTTGCTAGTTAGTTAGTTTGGTAGCTCTTTGAACCTCACCTGGCCAGTTCTAGTAGTGCATTCTGACGGTACTGTTCTTCGGGATTCGTTGGTTCACAGTCATGCTCATCAAAATAAGAAGCCATCTTCAGATTACCAATCTGTGGAACGTCAAACTGTTTTCCTTAGCCACATTAGCTAACCATGAAGCTAATTTAATTTGACTCTTTTTGAATTTACTAAAAATAGATTGAGCAAAATGACACTCAAAGCCCAAGCTACCTTCCGATCTCGAGTTGATTCAATAacattagcaagctagctagctacacagttAGCTAATCCATTTAGCTAACCCCTATACTGCTCAACCACTCTCATTGAGCTGTTTTAGCCAAATTGTCGAATACACAGAAATGTCCGTGAATACACTATGCTATACTGCGACATCAAATTAAAGTCACACAAAAGTTGACTTACATTACCTGTGTGTTTTGTCATAACCTGAAATGTGCAgcaactagccagctagctacaccACACTGTCTACCGGGTATGACAATGCACCCTCACGTGACTTTTTCCGTCCTATCACACATTATGTGTGGGTGGGGTTCAGGAGCTCTCTTTCTTTcgattcaattcaaagggctttattggcatgggagacatttgtttacattgtcaaagcaagtcaaatatataataaataaaagtgaaataaaacaatacaaaatgaacagtaaacattacatacacaaaagttccaaaggaatagagacatatcTAATATCATATTATGGCTATGCACATTTTAACAACGTGCAAATAGTtacagtacaaaagggaaaatacatgaacataaatatgggttgtatttacaatggtgtttgtgcttcaccggttgcctttttcttgtggaaacaggtcacaaatcgtgctgctgtgatggcatacTGTAGTATTTCacacagtagatatgggagtttatcaaaattggattgttttctaattctttgtgggtctgtgtaatctgagggaaatatgtgtctctaaaatGGTAATATATTTGGCACGAGGTTATGAAGTGtcgctcagtttccacctaattttgttgCACACagcttgtcttctcttgagagccaggtcctACGGCGGCCTCGCTCAATAGCAAggccatgctcactgagtctgtacatagtcaaagcttttcttcattttgggtcagtcacagtggacaggtattctgccactgtgtactttctgtttagggccaaatagcattctggTTTGATCTTTTCTTTTGTTAATTTTTcctaatgtgtcaagtaattatatttttgttttctcatgattttgttgggtctagttgtgttgctgtcctgggaatatgtggggtctgtttgtgtttgtgaacagaaccCTAGGACCAGATAATTTAAGGGACTattctctaggttcatctctctgttggTGAGGgctttgataattagcgggtatcggcctaattcagcatgcattatttggtgttttacgttctACATggaggatgtttttgcagaattctgcatgcagagtcccttcttgccttgtctcatatcgttcacagctttgtggacgttacctgtggtgctgatgtttatgtggccgatgtgaaatggctagctagttagcggtggtgcacaCTAATAGtgtcaatcggtgacgtcacttgctctgagaccttgaagtagtggttccccttgctctgcaagagccgcggcttttgggaagcgatgggtaacgatgcttcgtgggtgactgttgttgatgtgtgcagaggttccctggttcgcgcccggggcgaggggacggactaaagttaaaactAAAGTTAAAacacattgatgctgttgacccggatcactggttgctgcggaaaaggaggaggtcaaaaggggaGTGAGTgtggccgatgtgaaatggctagctagttagcggtggtgagcgctaatagtgtttcaatcggtgatgtcactcgctctgagacctagaagtaggcttttgtggcgcgatgggtaacgatgcttcatgaGTGACGgtggttgatgtgtgcagagggtccctggttcgagcccaggttggggcgaggagagggacggaagctatactgttacatttatACTGAGGTATGAATAGTTTTTGTGTGTCTAGTTGGAATTTGTAGTCCTGGTAACTGGACCTTTTtcggaatctctctctctctcaaataaaAAGTAACTTTATGGTGTACAAATGTAAATTGTACACACAACAACTGTCAGTTGTACACACAATTCAAAATAAAGATTCTCTGCAGATATATCTGGTCAATTCCTTTTATTTTACAATGCACTACAGTTTTACATATATATTTCAAATACTAGTAAGTCAAGAGTAAACAACA
This window of the Salvelinus fontinalis isolate EN_2023a chromosome 28, ASM2944872v1, whole genome shotgun sequence genome carries:
- the rnf181 gene encoding E3 ubiquitin-protein ligase RNF181 isoform X2; amino-acid sequence: MTKHTGNIGNLKMASYFDEHDCEPTNPEEQYRQNALLELARSLMQGLDIDSGAFDLSDWDQRLPPPAAKTAVQTLPVVVISPEQADKGLKCPVCLLEFEEQETVREMPCKHLFHSGCILPWLGKTNSCPLCRLELPTDNPEYEEFKKDKDRRKQREHRLEDLHGAMYT
- the rnf181 gene encoding E3 ubiquitin-protein ligase RNF181 isoform X3, encoding MASYFDEHDCEPTNPEEQYRQNALLELARSLMQGLDIDSGAFDLSDWDQRLPPPAAKTAVQTLPVVVISPEQADKGLKCPVCLLEFEEQETVREMPCKHLFHSGCILPWLGKTNSCPLCRLELPTDNPEYEEFKKDKDRRKQREHRLEDLHGAMYT
- the rnf181 gene encoding E3 ubiquitin-protein ligase RNF181 isoform X1; its protein translation is MTKHTGNFDVPQIGNLKMASYFDEHDCEPTNPEEQYRQNALLELARSLMQGLDIDSGAFDLSDWDQRLPPPAAKTAVQTLPVVVISPEQADKGLKCPVCLLEFEEQETVREMPCKHLFHSGCILPWLGKTNSCPLCRLELPTDNPEYEEFKKDKDRRKQREHRLEDLHGAMYT